The Bubalus kerabau isolate K-KA32 ecotype Philippines breed swamp buffalo chromosome 12, PCC_UOA_SB_1v2, whole genome shotgun sequence region GtttctgcttcagtttcctcactctAAATTCATCACTGAAGTTTTCAGATCTACTTTCAGATCTACTGGGCTGAAATATAGGTCATTTTCATGGTCTCAATACAGTGGCTGGCACATATCAGGTACTCGATAAAATTTTGAGTAATGACTGGATGTAGAAATTACAGAGTAAACCAGTCAGAAATGATAGAGTAAACCAGTAGATCACGTTTGGCAAAAAGGGGTCTGCTCCAGACAACTCTTTAGAGGCAGTAGGGCCTGTGGTAAAGGCCTGAGTTCTGCTGTGTGGGTTCTGAACTCACTGCTTGTTAACTTGCTCCACAGGAAGGTTGAGGCGTTTGGCAATGTCTTCCACTGTCTCACTGTTGGCGGAAATGATACCGACGCTCTTGGCAATAGCTTTGGCTGTGATTGGATGATCGCCTGTAACCATGATAACCTAGAACACAGACAAGGAGACAGGCATGTGGGTGGTGAGGGACTCTGCTGCTCAGGTGAGCGGGGATGACTTGGTTTTGCCCACTCCACCATGGCAAGGGGCCACTGTGGCTTGCAGTCCTTGATCTTTAGGTCAGAGAATCACCTGTCTCAGAAGGATACATGGATCCCACTGGATCTACCCTTGTCTCTAAACCTTACATCTCCTCCTCGGACCTAGAGGAAGTCCTTCCCTTTGGTGTACTTTGTGAGTGGGCTGACGGATAGCTCCTTCAGCATCTTCATGATGCTCCACGGCCTTGGAATTAACACAATAATGGAATTCAAATTTTGGCTTATCATGAGGGAAATGGAATATGGGAGCTGGACCTCAAGATTAAGTAACAAAACCTTCTCTTGTCTGTCGTGGTCTAGGGTGACATGTGGTTACTTCATGGCTTTATGCTCACTGCAATTGCACTTGTGGTTTATTCCACAGACACAATGACCATGCTTTTATGGGACGGTTACTGAAATCTTAGTACAGTGAAAGTAGAGACTTAAAAAAAGGGGAATTATGACATTTAGGGGAAGAGATCTAAATACTGATTCTCCTACGACAGACATTCCTAGAAAGGAACTCAGCATCCGTGGAAGATGTGTGAAGTCAGGGATGTGCAAGTCCCACCTTGATCCCTGCGCTCCGGCACTTGGTGACAGCATCAGGTACCGTGGACCGAGGCGGGTCAATCATTGATAAGAGGCCCACAAAGCAGAAGTTGGATGTAGGGAAGTTCATCGTGTCTACATCAAATGAATACGTTTCTGGAAACTCGTCTGCCGGCAGGTAGAGGTGACAGAAACCTGAAATGGGTATGAATTTAGGAGCTGGTGAAACTAGgataaaaaaatgatgaaaaaaagagGGAACATTTTCATACACTTTCAGTCCTTTGTGTTTTACCAGTTTAAGAGAATTGATGTCAGTAAATCTGgcggctcagatgctaaagaatctgcctgcaatgtgggagacctgggttcgattcctgagttgggaagatcccctggacgagggaatggccacccactccagtattcttgcctggagaatcccatggacagaggagcccggcaggctacagtccacggggttgcaaagagttggacatgactgagtgactgacagacTTTAGAGTTTACCATAATTGTTCAGTTCCTTCAGTTCCATAACATGTTGTTTTAGGAAAGACATGTTTCACCCCCAAATCATTTACTCTGTGCCCATTAGGTACGCTCTGGAGACAGAAAGCCCAGGAGTGGACAGCCTGTACTTCTGAGGAGGTTGCAATTTACAAGTGGTGTGGGGGTAGAGACAGAGACATAAAGAGATGAAGAATGGGGAGCTGTGTCCAGAGGGTCCCCTCCATCCATTCCCACGTTTGTCTCATGCTGTTCCCACTATGTGAGTACATTCTCCCTACAACCCTTCACATCTATCACTCAAGGTCCAGACTGAAATGTAACTCCTCCCATACAATTTTCCCAGACTTCTGATCTGCAAGGGCCCCCACCCTCCTACGCCATCACACAGTATCCCCTGCATGCTGATCACATTCTCCTTTAGGATATGAGTGGACGCCAGGGCTACCCCGCTATACCCCAAGCCTGCTTCCTTGTGCCTGCCAGCGGGATCCCGCTCTCTCACCCAGCACGCGCTCCCCTATGCCGCCCAGCTCCATGTAGGCCGTGTGGAAGGCCTCGGCCGTGCTCCTGTCCAGAGGCTGCTCCTGCCCGTTGACCATGATGGTGCTGCACTTCTCCAAGACCCGCTCGGGGGCCCCTTTCATCACCATGAGGAAGCGCTTGTCATCCGGGTCCTCGGTCTCGTGGATGGAGAGCTGCGGGGGAGGGATCACGCATGCTCAGTGCGGCATCGCGGGTAAGGAcacctttcctgctgctgctgctgctgctaagttgcttcagtcgtgtccgactctgtgcgaccccatagacggcagcccaccaggctcctctgtccctgggagtctccaggcaagaaccgtCTTTACTACGAAGGGCCTAAACTGGACAGAGCTTTTCATGAGCAAAACATCGCTCTCTCTGTGGTTTCTGTTTCTACTCTCTGTGATATATAAAGGAAGAGTGTTCTCCACAGGCATGTTCTGTCCTTTCTACTTCATGCCCAAGTAATATGCAGAGACTGAAGGACTTCCTGGCAGTCTGGTGGCTAATACTTcgagctctcaatgcagggggcctgggttccatccctggtcagggaactagatccctcaggCCACAACTCAAAGATCTCACGTGCCAgagctgttttgtttctttgagtTGAATGATGCCCCAGAGACCCTCCAAGGCCTCCTCCTAAACCACCTTGCTCAGTGCCGAGTGCTGCGCAGGCATGTGGATATAAGGTGACTCTAAAGCATCTCAGAGCTCCTTGGACTCTTCTGTAGGACCCACTCCTTTCTAGCAACTCCAGGGAGCCCACTTTCTCCATTAACGATCTGTACAGGAGGCCTCACAGAACCTGCTCTTCCTCTCCCCAAAGAAGATGGAGCCCCAGCAGGATTCGAGTCTTGTCTGTGGTTAGATGGCCACCCACCTAGGCTGAGCACACCCCTGGGGTCTGCCCAAGTCCTGGCTCTGGCCCTTGCTGGCTGtgtcctctgtttcctcattcttGACTACCTAGTAGAATTGTGAGGAGTGTGGAAATCAGCAGTTGATAGCCATGATTACTACTGTTATTTTAGGATTGCTAGTCATTCTATTTTCACTTATGTTTTGAACAGAGATCTGAGTTCCTCTACATCTTACATCATACATTTTGTTAGTTGTCTGCTTTGCTAACCATGACTCTTTACTGGTTAATTATCCACAAAGACGTTTGCTCCACAGTTATTTTCCAGTCCtaaattccttccaaacaaaatGTGTGCGTAATCACTAGAAACTTGCACACAAACATGGTCATCCTACTTACATAATTTAATGTTATGCAAAGACTaagtcctagagaaggaaatagcaaccccatccagtattcttgcctgtgaaatcccatggagagaggagcctggtgggcatggtccaaagagttggacacaactgagagactaaatgacaacaacagaAGACCAAGTCACAACACCCCACTCTTGCTTTGGAGTCTCCGGGGAACTCCACCTGTAGCAGCACTTTGTTCCTTGCCTGACCTGAGGAGGGTGGACATGGCTGCCTGCTGGCTAGCCTGGTGGGAGGGGAGACAACCAGGCAAGGGTGGCCAGTCTCCCCCTGAGCAACAAGGGGTGGAGACTCCTGTGCACTGCTGGCAGGGCAGACATGGAAAGCAATGCTTTGGGTCCTCACTGGTCCTCACAAAGGGCAAGGTTCACCCAAATGGCCTGAACTGACCACCTGGCCTCTGTGTTGTGGTAGAAAAAGCACAGACTGAGGCATCAGACGAACTTGTGATGATTTAGTTGCTCAGGTGGCTACGGCCACCTCAacactttctaaggcccatttccTTGCCTGCAGTTGGGACTTCACCTGGTCCTACCTTCAAAGCTTATGGTGAAGATTACATGAGACCAAGCACGGAGAATGCCTGACACAGATGGGGCAGCTGGCTTCTCCTCACTGCCCCCCTCACTCAGCCTGTCATGTTGGGGGGTGTGGCTGCTGCCTCTCCCTGTGCCCAAGTCACCAGGGCGGGCAGTGGTGCGTTTGTGTGCATGTTATACAGAAAGGCCACGTGTGGGAATGGCAGGCCTCATAGAAACCtttatcttttctctcctctacttGTTCTATGTTTACCAGATGTCCAGGCTCTGCATCTCTGAGGACTGTTTTTAAAGTCAAGTGTCATTCAAAACACATACTGACTAAAGGATATCTACAAGTGGAAATGCTGCTCTAGTGATGATAAGGATTCAGTTGCTACTAAAGCccatgagccctagagcctgtgatccacaacaagagaagtcactgtaatgagaagcctgcacactgcaacaaagacccagtatagccaactataattaaaaaccaaaagatTCAGTTGTGAGGGGAAAGTCACCTGAAATTTGTTGGTTGAGTTAAAAGGGATTTCAGCTACTTTGCGGTTTCTTTTTCTAATATCCATCACGTTACCCAGCATGACCTCTGAGAACTTCAAAAGAGCAGTTTCTGAGGCATCTCCAACCACAATTTTCTGTGAATCAAAAGATATAAGTAGTTACAGCACATAATCGGGTTCTTCTGTGGTTATTTTCAACCAACCAATGTGCAACCTAAGCTTACCAAGTACCAGAGGGAGAGAACAGTTATCCCATAAGTGACAGATTTACTACTGTTAGagttaattgtgtctgactcgggactgtagcccgccaggcttctctgtccatgggattctccaggcaagaatactggagtgggttgcaatgcaggagacccaggtttgatccctaggtcgggaaaatcccctgggcaagactactggagtgggttgtcatgtccttctccaggggattttcccaacccagggatcaaacctgggtctcctgcattgcaacccgctccactattcttgcttggagaatcccatggacagaggagcctggtgggctacagtcgggGGGGTCGCAAAAGGTTCAGACACAACTAACGCTTACAACTGTTAACTGCAGGGCGCCACCTGCTGGCGATAGGGGAGTTCAGACAAGTTAGAGCCCTGAGAGTGGGAGTTTTCATGGGAAAAAAGCAATGAACTTGATCTTGGAGAGGGGCAGGGGGTGTTCCCTggaactttgattgtatctttttagctggtaaagaatttaggACAGTAACTTAAAGGCACAATCATTTTCAAGAAAGAGACTTTTCAGAAGACCGAAATGAATATTTTGAGAACTTTTAGATTTCTTAAAGTTAGTGACAGTGAAAAGGGTTCCTACGGGTCTTGTGGTTAGATTCGCTCTCACAGAACAAATGCTACTCAGTTGCAGAGATTAAATAAAGCACCAGATCAGAACAGAGAAGGTGACTTCGCTCTGCAAAGTGCCTGCGGCTGAGACTGTTTGTGGGGCTTCACCTTCATGATAGGGACGCTCTCCTGTCCAGGTCTGAACTCAGCGCGGTTACACAGCGTTATGATCCTTGACAGGGAGGCCCAGGTCGCAGAGCTTTGGTCAAAGACTTGATCTGGAAAGAAAAACCATGGATGCCGAGGGTGCCGGGCTTGTGCCAGTGAGCAGTACTGTTCACCCATGGCCACAGACCAGCTGTGCTGAGCCCACCATGCAGGGCCAGGCTGGATGCACCCCAAGGCTTACTCGATTGGTTTTCACTAGTGTCTGCCACGAAGATCTGGTGGTCGAACCACAGATGGGCCACCGTCATCCTGTTCTGGGTCAGGGTCCCGGTCTTGTCTGAGCAGATGATGGAGGTGGAGCCAAGAGTCTCCACTGCCTCCAGGTTCTTCACAAGGCAGTTCTTCTTGGCCATTCGTTTTGCTGTCAGTGACAGAGTCACCtagacagaggagagagagagaagctttgAGAAAAACCACCATGCTGAATTTGGGTTCAGTAATGTAGGAACAGTTACAGTTGGACTAGTTTCAGGTATAGTTACAGATGCAGTAAAACTGCACCAGACCCAGTGGCTGAGAAGGCATATAAAGCTTGCACGTGCTCTCTCTCTCATGTCCCTTTACTCCTTGAGGAAAATGATCCTAAGGGATCCACAGGTAGCAAAGCCCGGCAAGTGTCAAGTCAATACAAAGGGGGTGTGGCTGCTGAGCACCCATGGATCACAAGCAAGAGCGTTGTAAGACAGACTTCAGCCACTATGTGCCAAAGAGCTTGCCCCAAATGGCTTACCTGTTGCTTTGGGGAATCAAGAAACACTTGTTTCACTTTAGGATCTCCAAATGTTAATAAAGATTCTTGGCTCTCTCTGAAGCCCCCAGATCTCAAAAGGGTTCTTTAGGCTCCAGCTTGGTCAAATTACTGTCTGCTGGAGTCAGAGGAGACAGGCAATAACACTTCTGTCTGTCTTTGCTTAGGACGGTGCCAGGAGTGGAGGTATGAATTCTCCCCACCTGGGGGCCTTGTTTTAGGATGAGTTAGGTCCTGACACAGGGAGAACCAAAGTTAGACCAGGGGCAGAGTGGAAAGTGCTGAACTGCTCTGCAGGATCAGACAGGGAGTTTGTGTCTCAGACTGTCTCTGAGAGGGTGAAGTGATGTGAAAGTGTACTTACATCCCTCAGCTGTAGAAACtgccaaagtattttattttatttttttcttttaaaaactgtggaAATGCAGGGAAAGTGTCAGGCTTCTAGAAAATTTCTAAGTGGTGGTTCAAGATTGTTTTATCTAGATCTTAGGGGGCAAAGTATCATATGGGATTTGCAGATAGatatctgaaaatgaaaacacaagttTTCAAGGACAATTCATTCAGATACTAACAGATGACAGTTCTCTTTGTCCCTCTAAGAGACAGAACATCCTATGACTGGCCCTGATGCAGCAGACTCAGCCGTGGCAGAGCAGGATGGCACACTAGCAGGGTCAGGGTACGGCCACTAGCAGCACAGACTCACAGTGACAGTGGCCAGGAGACCCTCAGGCACATTGGCCACAATGATGCCAATGAGGAAGATGATGGAGTCCAGGACATAATACTTCATGGACACCGCGATGATGAAGAAAATGACGCCGATGGAGATTGCCACTCCTGCCACGATATGAACAAAGTGCTCGATCTCGATGGCAATGGGCGTCTTCAAGTCCTTGACTCCTGAAGCCAGCGAGGCGATCTGCCCAATGATGGTGCGGTCACCCGTGTTGATGACCATGCCAGTCGCTGTGCCTACAGGTGGAGCAGACATTTTATTCCAGGAGTCCTCAGCGAGGAGGGACCATGGCCTCGCACGCTCCTCTCTTTGGTGGCTCACATGGCCAATCAGCACATGACACTACAAAGGCCAAACACCAGCTCTCTAGACTCCTCAATTCCACATTTTCTCTTGGAAAAGCTTAGCGGCAAGAgatggtagagagagagagaaacataaaGCTTGACAAAGGAGAAAGGCTATGAGAGGAACCTGCGGTCCTGCAAGCTACCGGACCTACCTTCCAGACAGGTTGTGGAGAAGAAGGCGATGTTCTTggtctccaggggactttcatgTGTGAACTCACAGGAGCGGGCCTGGGGCTCTGACTCCCCGGTGACAGATGAGTTGTCCACCTAGGAGTTTTGAAAAGAGTTCAAGGTCAGGCAACTTGTTCCCTTCTTTGGTTACACTGAGACCTGGAAAGACCATAGCACCACGAGTGTGACCCTCAGGGCACCCATGACACTGACCTTACACCCCTGAGTGGACAGAATTCTGACATCCGCAGGGACCCGGTCTCCACCTTTAATCTCCACTatgtcccccaccaccagctGGTCAGCAGGAATTGTCTTCTTCTCTGAGTCTCGAATGACAAGTGCTTGCTGCAGAAGAAAATCATGACCCAGGCTTCAGATCCCATCCGGGAATGATGCTGGCCCTCCTGCATGCCCCTTGTCCCCCACAGGCTCAGGAAGGAAGGCACAGGAGTGCATAGCTGTCAGAATAGCAGACAATGAAGCCAAGGCTTCTACTCAGGTCCTGAAGACCCTAAGAACTATTTTTCTTGAGTTGGAGCTCATGGAGATAGCCTTCGATCCAGAAAATGCTGCCATGGGAGGTATAGCAAAGCCACTGTCAGCTCTGGGCCTGCCAGACAGGGGGACCATTAGGATGAATCATCCTGCTGGGAAGTCCAGGAAGAGTCCTGAGGTTGAGCCAAAGGGATCAATGATCTCACTCAGGTCATAAAGCCTTTAATGGAGTGAGAGATGGGTCTCTGCTTCCTAACACAAGAGATTCCACCCAGAGATCATGCCTCTCAGCAGCTCTGCAGCCCAGTGAGGGTGTGGTTCTGTGTGCTGACAGTGGTGTCCCCAGAGGACCCCTCCCAGGTTGCTGCAGGAGGAGGGCTCTGAGGCCTCCCACACTGGCAGCATTCGGGGGCAACATGCAGTGAGGCTCAGAAACGGGAGTGAAAAGACTGATGGTTTAAAGAATGACAAGTTGGCTCCCTTGGCTCATGTTGGAACAACCTGAATGACTTCTGTCTGAATGGTTCACCGAGCTGAGGAGCAGCCACAGGAGATGCCAGGCAGTGGCTTGTTTTTCTGTCCCATTCTGCTCTTGACTGAGCATCTTCCTCCACCTTGCCTCACTGACCACACCCAGGAGGGAACGGGGGCTCCAGAGAGATTAGGCCAGTTGCCCAAGACTCCGCAGACAGCAGGGAGGGGTCCTAGGCCGCCAAGCCATGCCCTCCCGCTCCCCCCATCTGATGCTTGCTTGTCTCAAGCCTGGAGACACCAGGGAGGCTGTCACACTTGCCTGCGGGATCATCTTGCGGAAACTGGACATGATGTTGGTGCTCTTCGCCTCTTGGTAATAAGCAAAGACCCCGGTTAGAATGACGACCAGGGCAAGCACGGAGCCCAGGTACACCTGGGTGAGGAGGACAGGCATCAGTCAGAGAAGCAGCATCAGGAATGAGCCCAACCTGAGGGCCAGGGTGCTCCACGGGCCAATCAGAGAGATGGCAGTTGTGTCTTGATGTAACTCGCAggccatacaattcacccatttgaaGTTTATAACTAAATGACTATTAATAATTAACACAGTTGTATAACAATCACCACAATCCATCATTCCAGTAAGACCCCTTGTACCCACGGCAGTCACTTTCCTGCCCTGGCCCAGCCCGGGCAGCCACTGATCTGCTGTCTGAATCCAGCGCcggcctgttctggacattttacACCAATGGAATTGCACAGAATATGGCCTTTTGCACCTGGTTTCTCTCTCAGCATCATGTTGGCTGCTCTAGCTCTgtggtttgaaagtgaaagttgctcagtcgtgtccaactgttgtgaccccatggattatacagtccatggaattctccaggccaggatactggagtgggtagccttgcccttctccagaggatcttcccaacccagggatcgaacccaggtctcctgtattacaggtggattctttaccagctgagctacaagggaagcccagctttgTGACCCCTAGCTTTGTGGTTTGGTCCTACCTTACTATTAGACACACAAGTTCTCCACGGTAAAGGGAGAGAATTAGCTTTGAGGAGATAAAGCCCAAAACACCTCACATggatgtcaatttttttttccccacaaaggaACCAATCATGTATTGCTCCTTTAAAAACTGATGCTCACACTGCTCTGAGACACTACAAAGTCAGAtatactttctattttatatctGGAGAAGTTATTGATTTTCTCCGACTTATGCAGTGATTGGTCAGTGGTAGACCCCTGGCCCCAGCCCAATGCTCTGCCCAGGGAAGGCCTTGCATTATAGTGCTGACCCTCACCACcctacctcccacccccatcaccaGCAAACCCGGGAGGAGGCCCCAGCGCCGTACGTTGTCTAGGGAGGAGGCGTGATCATTGGAATACTGAATCCCGTATGCGATCCAGCACAGGATGGCTCCTATCCACAGGAGGATGGAGAAGCCCCCCACCATCTGTTTGAGGAACTTGATGATCTCCGGGGTTTCCTTGGTGGGTGTGAGGCTATTGGGCCCATGCTGAGCCAGCAGTTCAGCAGCCTGGGCACTGGAAAGTCCCTGAGAAAGCAGAGGGAAAAGAAACAGGAGTTAGACGTTTCTCCCTCCTCGGGCTGGATGTCACATTTCTGCAGACTGTGGGCAGCTGTGACTACATCCCAGCTCAGTCACTGTGCCATCTAGGGGTCTCATTGGATGAACTCCACCATTCTCCCGGCACATCCTGTAAACTGTGGGACAGGGTGGATGCCCTGACACCTTCCCGCCAGTGTCCCTCCCTTGCCCCTGCGTCCCCTGAGCCCAGGCTCCGCTGctcctcttttcctccctctctgTAGGCCAGTGAGTCACACAGCACATATTTCTGTTCACTCAGAACAGATGTATCCAAATCTCCTGGTGTTAAGACACCACATCTTTGAGTTTGAATTCACAGAATGAAGCAGCACTTCTGCGATGGGAGATTTTAGGAGGCATGAGGTGTCCCCACTTCTTGGAGGAGGCCTGGACACGACCTGAATACTTCCTGGGCACAGGGTTTGAAAGCAACCCTGGACCATGACAGTGAGGAGGCACTCAAACCTTCCAAGGGTCACCACGGCTCAGTTGCAATCACAGTCAAAGAACAGTCTGTGACCAGACACACAGCCCAGCAGAGGGCCTTGTCATGCCTGCGGCTCAAGCCTGCTATTCTTGAGGTTAATGAGCCTTCTCTTGCAAGGTGGGCACGTGGGGGACTGGCAGATCACTCACAAGCCTCAAGCACACAGCCTCTTTGTATGGTCCCCAATCCCCTCCCCTGTCACTGGTTCTCTGATGACTTACCGTAATGATGTTTGTACTATATTTTGTCTCCAGTTCCTCTTTGCTGAGTTTGTGGTCATGCTAAAGTCCATGAAAAGAACAGAGTGAATTAGATAATTCCAAAAGACTTGAACCCTAAACCCTGACAAGCCCATGAAATCTGGGAGAAACACTGAGGATGGGAGAGGGGCCAGGAAGTGTAGAAAGAAGGAACCTTTGTTCCAGGGGTTCCTGCAGTGAGAGAAGAGAACCTCGCTGCAGGAGAGCTCACTGGCCAGCAGATTTTCTGGCCATCCCTGGAGAGTTCAGACTTGACTTGCCATTTACCACATGGTAGCTGTCCTTAGTTTTTATGAGTAAAGCAATGCATTTCACCTCAGTCTGGTCTCCAGCACATGCAGA contains the following coding sequences:
- the ATP12A gene encoding potassium-transporting ATPase alpha chain 2, which translates into the protein MNRKREIYSVELSGTKDIEKTDKEDGKEKSRGLKNKCLERKKNHQKEELKKELDLHDHKLSKEELETKYSTNIITGLSSAQAAELLAQHGPNSLTPTKETPEIIKFLKQMVGGFSILLWIGAILCWIAYGIQYSNDHASSLDNVYLGSVLALVVILTGVFAYYQEAKSTNIMSSFRKMIPQQALVIRDSEKKTIPADQLVVGDIVEIKGGDRVPADVRILSTQGCKVDNSSVTGESEPQARSCEFTHESPLETKNIAFFSTTCLEGTATGMVINTGDRTIIGQIASLASGVKDLKTPIAIEIEHFVHIVAGVAISIGVIFFIIAVSMKYYVLDSIIFLIGIIVANVPEGLLATVTVTLSLTAKRMAKKNCLVKNLEAVETLGSTSIICSDKTGTLTQNRMTVAHLWFDHQIFVADTSENQSNQVFDQSSATWASLSRIITLCNRAEFRPGQESVPIMKKIVVGDASETALLKFSEVMLGNVMDIRKRNRKVAEIPFNSTNKFQLSIHETEDPDDKRFLMVMKGAPERVLEKCSTIMVNGQEQPLDRSTAEAFHTAYMELGGIGERVLGFCHLYLPADEFPETYSFDVDTMNFPTSNFCFVGLLSMIDPPRSTVPDAVTKCRSAGIKVIMVTGDHPITAKAIAKSVGIISANSETVEDIAKRLNLPVEQVNKQDAKAAVVTGMELKDMSPEQLDELLANHSEIVFARTSPQQKLIIVEGCQRQDAVVAVTGDGVNDSPALKKADIGIAMGIAGSDAAKNAADMVLLDDNFASIVTGVEEGRLIFDNLKKTIAYTLTKNIAELCPFLIYIIAGLPLPIGTITILFIDLGTDIIPSIALAYEKAESDIMNRKPRHKKKDRLVNAPLALYSYLHIGLMQALGAFVTYFTVYAQQGFLPSAILHLRVEWENDNVNDLEDSYGQEWTRYQRKYLEWTGYTAFFVSIMIQQIADLIIRKTRRNSIFQQGLFRNKVIWVGIASQIIIALILSYGLGTIQALNFTMLRPQYWFVAVPHAVLIWVYDEVRKLFIRLFPGSWWDKNMYY